In a genomic window of Mesotoga sp. Brook.08.105.5.1:
- a CDS encoding radical SAM protein: MSLQEGFPFRSPGIDLIKTNKGGILKFIGKTVALYVTQTDAIFLSLCDGTRSMSKIAILLSELYKVDSRTILNDITRLAEKLHELHVLVMLPMALEKRLSTMEDWHEFVFIPADESCPVVPARISSIGFALTNYCPYNCEYCYGAFGSENEAFYLPTAKVISIIEDARKLGKVEYVSLGGGDPIAHSGLSEIVSYLESCRITYELSTKGLLLSKKKVDELVVAGIRNIQISIDAWHPEVWSEIVGLPKHAFNSAIESFIYCKSANVSTRARITLSRRNLEELPYLLENLPFLGVSEIRIVTLMPSGRARINEIPNRDQIESALEVVEAFRSKYGNKPEIVFGVHRYTSSLSCGGAKLAMQIGADGEVLLCDVVEGLDRARFSYGNVFRNSIEEIWFSKQADAFRTNREISECLDCVKFAQCNGGCRALAFSYYNSYDSPDPRCSRISGKEGDILEWPVKRQPGGGEKYGE, translated from the coding sequence ATGAGTTTACAAGAAGGCTTTCCATTTCGTTCTCCAGGAATTGACTTGATAAAAACTAACAAAGGCGGAATACTGAAGTTCATTGGAAAAACTGTTGCACTTTATGTTACACAAACCGACGCTATCTTCCTTTCATTATGTGATGGCACTAGAAGTATGAGCAAAATCGCCATCCTCTTGTCTGAGCTTTACAAAGTAGATTCTAGAACAATTCTAAATGATATAACAAGGCTTGCTGAAAAACTGCATGAATTGCATGTCCTTGTTATGCTGCCTATGGCTTTAGAGAAGAGGCTATCAACTATGGAGGATTGGCATGAATTTGTTTTCATTCCTGCAGATGAAAGTTGTCCAGTTGTTCCTGCAAGGATAAGCAGCATAGGCTTTGCATTAACCAATTACTGTCCTTACAATTGCGAATATTGTTATGGAGCTTTTGGAAGCGAAAACGAAGCTTTCTACCTTCCTACGGCGAAGGTAATATCGATCATTGAAGATGCTAGAAAACTCGGAAAGGTAGAGTATGTAAGTTTGGGAGGCGGTGATCCGATTGCCCATTCAGGGTTATCAGAAATAGTAAGTTATCTTGAAAGTTGCCGAATAACCTATGAGCTCTCTACCAAGGGATTGTTACTGAGCAAGAAGAAAGTTGATGAGCTTGTTGTTGCTGGTATTAGGAACATTCAGATAAGTATTGACGCGTGGCATCCTGAGGTGTGGTCGGAAATTGTTGGATTACCTAAACACGCCTTCAATAGCGCAATTGAATCGTTCATATACTGCAAGAGTGCAAATGTCTCTACACGAGCAAGAATAACTCTATCAAGGCGGAATCTGGAAGAGTTGCCCTATTTATTAGAAAACCTCCCATTTTTGGGAGTAAGCGAGATTAGAATAGTGACTCTGATGCCTTCTGGAAGAGCCAGAATCAATGAGATCCCTAACAGAGATCAGATTGAAAGTGCATTGGAGGTTGTGGAAGCGTTCAGATCAAAGTATGGCAATAAGCCAGAGATTGTCTTTGGGGTGCACAGATATACTAGTTCACTCAGTTGTGGTGGTGCTAAACTCGCAATGCAGATTGGTGCAGACGGGGAGGTTCTACTGTGTGATGTTGTAGAAGGTCTTGACAGGGCACGTTTCAGTTATGGAAATGTATTCCGTAACTCAATAGAAGAGATTTGGTTCTCTAAACAAGCTGATGCATTTAGAACGAATCGCGAAATCTCAGAGTGTCTTGATTGTGTAAAGTTTGCTCAATGTAATGGAGGTTGCAGAGCTCTAGCCTTTTCTTACTATAATTCGTACGATTCACCAGATCCCCGGTGTTCAAGAATAAGCGGAAAAGAAGGAGATATCCTCGAATGGCCTGTGAAAAGACAGCCCGGTGGGGGGGAGAAATATGGAGAATGA
- a CDS encoding ABC transporter ATP-binding protein, whose amino-acid sequence MENEKKIVRRFVFKLFKVYWKRELLAAVLVGVMIALAVVFPLLIRLLIDVVIPSDNMDLLLKYVLLVVGLWFGSLIFTYFGEVVFETTALMAKSDLRKQLLEKMFVLPFDYFHKNKTGELVSRLISDLELVGTVIAQVFPILLLGVVQISAILAIMFSFNWKLTLLPLGFIVFSFLVIMFFNIMVEKRSKVEREKFGELAGVTSNIIDNMKLIRIAMPFAWVMNFFDRFQGDHVYAGKRFIKAIKIAGTLKTSINGLISFSLLAYGGYLVMKGEITVGILITFWAYVQSLFNPIQLLMQVNILLRQSWGGLLRTIEVLEGPEEEMSDSSPKLEDVRSISLENIEFGYGKKQILKGLSLELRKGEITTLVGESGAGKTTTLNILMGLQKPQSGTIYINGDPVSNSALLRPYIGFVEQTPTLFERCTLLENITLGRSISEAGLENIFERTNLDVLLRRFENGLDTLVADVQLSGGERQLVALARALVSKPQLLILDEITSNIDSKTEEIIQNTLVSLKSEGIIVLMVAHRLSTVLLSDRVALISNGVIVASGTHSELLKTSSEYKKLYSLQLIKDEQQDN is encoded by the coding sequence ATGGAGAATGAAAAGAAGATAGTTCGCAGGTTTGTCTTCAAGCTGTTCAAAGTCTATTGGAAACGGGAATTGCTGGCTGCAGTTCTGGTCGGAGTGATGATTGCTCTTGCAGTTGTCTTCCCGCTCTTGATAAGACTGCTAATAGATGTTGTTATCCCTTCTGACAACATGGATCTTCTCTTAAAGTACGTTTTGCTTGTCGTCGGGCTCTGGTTTGGAAGCTTGATCTTTACCTATTTTGGCGAGGTGGTTTTTGAAACCACGGCCCTCATGGCAAAATCGGACCTGCGAAAGCAATTGTTAGAGAAGATGTTTGTTCTTCCTTTCGACTATTTCCACAAGAATAAAACCGGTGAGCTCGTATCGAGACTAATATCTGATCTGGAACTTGTAGGAACCGTTATAGCGCAGGTATTTCCGATACTGTTATTGGGAGTCGTTCAGATATCGGCGATTCTAGCTATCATGTTTTCTTTCAACTGGAAACTGACTCTTTTGCCCCTCGGCTTCATCGTGTTTTCCTTTCTTGTGATAATGTTCTTCAATATTATGGTGGAGAAAAGGAGCAAAGTAGAGAGGGAGAAATTCGGCGAACTGGCAGGAGTCACAAGTAACATAATCGATAATATGAAACTGATCAGAATCGCCATGCCATTTGCCTGGGTCATGAATTTCTTCGATCGTTTTCAGGGAGACCATGTTTATGCGGGCAAGAGGTTCATAAAGGCAATAAAGATCGCCGGCACACTCAAGACGTCGATAAACGGACTTATCTCCTTTTCACTGCTTGCCTATGGTGGTTACCTGGTAATGAAGGGTGAGATTACCGTAGGAATTCTGATTACTTTCTGGGCTTATGTTCAATCATTGTTCAACCCTATTCAGCTCCTCATGCAGGTGAACATTCTTCTAAGACAAAGCTGGGGAGGGCTCCTGAGAACAATCGAGGTACTGGAAGGTCCTGAAGAAGAAATGAGTGATAGTAGTCCTAAGTTAGAAGATGTTCGGAGCATTTCTTTAGAGAACATTGAGTTTGGCTACGGCAAGAAGCAAATTCTGAAAGGCCTGTCTCTTGAACTGAGGAAAGGGGAAATTACGACGCTGGTAGGTGAGAGCGGCGCCGGCAAAACCACTACTCTGAATATCCTTATGGGACTACAAAAACCCCAGTCGGGAACCATATACATAAATGGCGATCCGGTATCGAATTCGGCATTACTCAGACCATATATCGGCTTTGTGGAGCAGACACCAACTTTGTTTGAAAGATGTACTCTCCTGGAAAACATTACCCTGGGTAGATCGATTTCTGAAGCCGGTTTGGAAAACATCTTCGAAAGAACAAACCTTGACGTATTGTTGAGAAGATTCGAGAATGGACTCGACACATTGGTTGCAGATGTTCAGCTTTCTGGTGGTGAGAGACAGTTGGTCGCGCTGGCCAGAGCGTTGGTCTCGAAACCACAACTACTGATTCTTGATGAGATCACGTCAAATATCGATTCAAAGACTGAAGAAATAATTCAGAATACTCTTGTAAGTCTAAAATCTGAAGGCATAATCGTGCTGATGGTTGCTCATAGATTATCAACTGTTCTATTGAGCGACAGAGTGGCGTTAATCAGTAATGGGGTTATAGTTGCAAGCGGAACTCACAGCGAGCTTTTAAAGACCAGTTCCGAATACAAGAAGCTTTACTCGCTTCAGTTGATAAAGGATGAACAGCAGGATAATTGA
- a CDS encoding MFS transporter, with the protein MANSLHDLFFSRMEKTFPALKVRNFRYFWVGQLISVMGTWMQTAAQSWLVLTITDSPFLLGLLGVAQFTPVLILSLPAGVFVDRFPKRSIVILTQIASMVLAFILAILVFTNTVQYWHIFLLAFGLGMVKTLDIPARQSFMIELVGRDVVLNAVALNSTVINLGRIVGPALAGVVMALVGAGWCFLINGVTFIAVIVGLFKIDVAPVVKKRPKGTVIPDIKEGLIYLFKSPILTTTTLILAIVSTFGMNYSVLIPVFARNQLGLDAQGYGLLMSSLGVGSLLGALIVAGGSSRGPKRVRLFVVPFITSSLFIIMGFNSSYLLSALLIGSMGFANIFFTTTANSLMQIHSDNEYRGRVMSVYSLVFAGSTPLGNMFVGSIADRAGAGSAFFWAGVVTVLLVLGTTMAHKVRKRISAAKSDSEA; encoded by the coding sequence TTGGCTAACAGTTTACATGATTTGTTCTTCTCTAGAATGGAAAAGACTTTTCCGGCACTCAAAGTAAGGAACTTCAGATATTTCTGGGTAGGTCAACTGATATCCGTCATGGGAACATGGATGCAGACAGCCGCTCAGTCATGGCTCGTCTTGACGATAACGGATTCCCCTTTCCTGTTGGGTCTTCTCGGTGTTGCGCAATTCACGCCGGTACTCATTCTGTCACTACCTGCGGGGGTCTTCGTAGATCGTTTCCCCAAGAGGAGCATCGTAATCTTAACTCAGATAGCCTCGATGGTCCTGGCATTTATACTTGCGATTCTTGTCTTCACGAATACAGTTCAATACTGGCACATCTTCCTTCTGGCGTTTGGTCTCGGAATGGTCAAGACACTCGACATTCCAGCAAGACAATCTTTCATGATCGAATTGGTGGGTCGTGATGTGGTTCTTAATGCAGTTGCGCTGAACTCAACGGTCATAAATCTTGGAAGAATCGTAGGACCGGCCTTGGCGGGGGTAGTAATGGCTCTTGTCGGTGCGGGTTGGTGCTTCCTCATAAATGGAGTCACTTTCATAGCTGTGATAGTCGGTCTGTTCAAAATTGACGTAGCGCCGGTCGTAAAGAAGAGACCAAAGGGGACTGTGATACCTGACATCAAAGAAGGCCTAATCTATCTTTTCAAGAGTCCGATACTGACTACCACCACTTTGATTCTCGCAATCGTCAGTACGTTCGGCATGAATTACAGCGTTTTGATTCCTGTCTTTGCAAGAAATCAACTCGGTCTCGATGCTCAGGGATATGGACTTTTGATGTCTTCTTTGGGAGTCGGGTCGTTGCTTGGAGCTTTGATTGTAGCTGGGGGGAGTTCCAGAGGGCCGAAGAGAGTAAGGCTTTTTGTTGTCCCATTCATAACTTCTTCTCTTTTCATCATTATGGGATTCAATAGTTCGTACTTGCTTTCGGCTTTGCTGATCGGGAGTATGGGGTTCGCGAACATCTTCTTTACTACAACTGCAAACAGCCTCATGCAAATTCACTCCGATAACGAGTATAGAGGAAGAGTTATGAGCGTTTACTCTCTCGTATTCGCAGGCTCAACGCCGCTCGGAAACATGTTTGTCGGATCGATCGCGGACCGAGCCGGCGCAGGGAGCGCCTTCTTCTGGGCAGGTGTAGTCACGGTTCTGCTGGTTTTGGGAACAACGATGGCCCACAAAGTTAGGAAGAGAATTTCAGCGGCGAAGAGTGATTCGGAGGCATGA
- a CDS encoding phosphotransferase gives MSRIPFSRITRFWGFKEKIRFERALNGRASVVSSGSRLYVLKRRAASVPAGSCRCDLLANLVGTGVPVSAPVYARNGEFEITIGKYVYSLFSYIEGEKADSDISHATPELAVELGIFTGRLHKALEEIDDDQLERTNLLKSLTAALRYFSAGDLEMELESVEEFFTDFYKIYYRLPVQIIHGDYHPGNIIIHEGKVSGIVDFDCATREVKVLDLAYLVHSVFAEFLKMGSPSLFLYLLPYLLEGYSSENTLSSSERESFVYLLSAISIIQIHYFTAKELTEEARFAKNVFKWLYKNSSRIKEKAGLVLAGSEKMI, from the coding sequence ATGTCTAGAATTCCCTTCTCCCGGATTACCAGGTTCTGGGGGTTTAAGGAAAAGATCAGGTTTGAGAGAGCATTGAATGGCAGAGCTTCGGTAGTCAGCTCAGGTAGTCGTTTGTATGTGTTGAAGAGAAGGGCCGCGAGTGTTCCTGCCGGATCTTGTCGTTGTGATCTTCTGGCGAATCTTGTCGGTACCGGAGTTCCTGTTTCGGCTCCCGTTTATGCCCGCAACGGCGAGTTTGAAATAACAATCGGCAAGTACGTTTACTCATTGTTTTCTTACATAGAAGGAGAAAAGGCCGACTCCGACATCTCTCATGCCACTCCGGAGTTGGCGGTTGAGCTTGGCATTTTCACTGGAAGGCTCCACAAAGCTCTAGAAGAAATCGACGACGATCAGCTTGAAAGAACGAATCTGCTGAAGTCGCTGACAGCTGCCCTGCGGTACTTCAGTGCAGGGGACTTAGAAATGGAACTCGAAAGTGTTGAGGAATTCTTCACCGATTTCTACAAGATATATTATAGACTGCCGGTCCAGATCATCCATGGCGACTACCATCCAGGGAACATAATCATCCACGAGGGGAAGGTCTCGGGGATAGTAGATTTTGATTGTGCGACTCGAGAAGTGAAAGTGCTAGATCTTGCCTATCTAGTTCATAGCGTCTTCGCCGAGTTTCTGAAGATGGGTTCTCCATCGCTTTTCCTCTATTTGCTTCCGTACTTGCTTGAAGGATACTCCTCAGAAAACACTCTTTCCTCGAGCGAGAGGGAGAGTTTTGTCTATCTTCTTTCTGCTATTTCGATCATCCAGATTCATTACTTCACTGCGAAAGAATTGACTGAAGAAGCGCGCTTCGCAAAGAATGTCTTCAAATGGCTGTACAAAAACAGTAGTCGTATCAAGGAAAAGGCGGGTCTCGTCCTGGCCGGTTCCGAAAAGATGATCTAG
- a CDS encoding GntR family transcriptional regulator has protein sequence MLGLKIVVERGSGVPLFKQLIDQLRTAIMRGGDFLGTRLPSERELSKLLRLNRSVVVKAYNELKMDGLLDSRSRSGTYVISVRPEQQCHFVGRFSTILCKSAYQKHDTYACGLTVVV, from the coding sequence ATGCTTGGGCTGAAAATCGTCGTCGAAAGAGGCTCTGGAGTCCCTTTGTTCAAGCAGCTGATAGATCAGTTGAGAACAGCGATAATGAGGGGGGGAGATTTCTTGGGCACAAGACTTCCTTCCGAGCGAGAGCTTTCGAAGTTGCTCAGGCTGAACAGGAGCGTTGTTGTGAAAGCATATAACGAACTGAAGATGGACGGCCTTCTGGATTCCAGATCGCGAAGCGGTACTTACGTCATTTCAGTCCGGCCGGAACAGCAGTGTCATTTCGTCGGTCGCTTTTCGACGATATTATGCAAGAGCGCTTATCAAAAGCACGATACATATGCCTGCGGCCTGACAGTTGTCGTTTAG
- a CDS encoding SLC13 family permease, whose protein sequence is MRLVDRIFIVIYFILTFTLIVLSKRRRVLIAFTAGMLLVVLKVSETMRIETISEFVDFNAIFLLIGMMVIVGVLKSTGFFQYVAVRTLRATKGNILLLSGLFSALIALFSMVLDNVTTMIMFMPIIFFVADTAGFNPFGFTAVMILASNIGGCMTLVGDPPNIIIGNASKIPFMTFSGLVLAPLLLTYVTLMMISRFKILKGLSSISGKKEEIQGLRLDGVITNKRLMYVSLGTVVVVVIGFIMHSIVDIEMSLFAVLGASFLLLYTGKNFESVATEVDWNAILFFIGLFSLAHSLESTGITGELSALALNLSSNPAVLSMLILWVSGMIAMVTGAIPVVTIFIPIVAQLSVHYPLQYDLWIALALGANLGGNGTVTGHLANVMCFEMVNKEYGNRHSFLDFMKIGFPSAIISLGISNLYLVLRLVLFG, encoded by the coding sequence ATGAGACTTGTGGACAGAATATTCATTGTAATCTATTTCATATTGACTTTCACTCTGATTGTCCTTTCGAAAAGACGGAGAGTGCTGATTGCCTTTACGGCAGGTATGTTGCTGGTGGTGCTCAAAGTCTCTGAGACAATGAGAATAGAGACAATATCTGAGTTTGTCGACTTCAACGCCATATTTCTTCTCATAGGAATGATGGTGATAGTCGGCGTGCTCAAATCTACCGGGTTCTTTCAATATGTGGCGGTCCGTACTCTCAGAGCAACGAAGGGGAACATTCTTCTGCTGTCGGGGCTCTTTTCGGCGCTAATCGCTCTCTTCTCTATGGTTCTGGACAATGTCACTACAATGATAATGTTCATGCCGATAATCTTCTTCGTTGCAGATACTGCGGGATTCAACCCCTTCGGGTTCACGGCGGTGATGATTCTGGCTTCAAACATCGGCGGCTGTATGACTCTGGTAGGCGATCCTCCAAACATCATTATTGGTAACGCCTCCAAGATTCCTTTCATGACTTTCAGCGGTCTTGTGCTTGCTCCGCTCTTATTGACCTATGTCACCCTGATGATGATCTCCAGATTCAAGATTCTGAAGGGTCTCTCGTCAATATCTGGAAAAAAGGAAGAGATTCAGGGGTTAAGACTCGATGGAGTCATAACCAATAAGAGATTGATGTATGTCAGCCTCGGAACAGTGGTAGTTGTGGTCATCGGATTTATCATGCACAGTATCGTTGACATAGAAATGTCGCTATTCGCAGTGCTTGGAGCTTCATTCTTGCTTCTCTATACGGGAAAGAATTTCGAATCGGTTGCTACCGAAGTGGACTGGAACGCGATTCTCTTCTTCATTGGACTTTTCTCGCTTGCACACTCTCTTGAAAGCACGGGAATAACGGGAGAGCTTTCCGCACTGGCTTTGAATCTTTCGAGCAACCCGGCCGTTCTCTCTATGCTTATTCTCTGGGTAAGCGGAATGATAGCGATGGTTACTGGAGCCATTCCGGTTGTTACGATCTTCATTCCTATCGTGGCGCAGCTTTCCGTTCACTACCCTCTTCAGTACGATCTATGGATTGCTCTTGCTCTTGGGGCAAACCTCGGGGGAAACGGAACTGTGACCGGTCATCTTGCGAATGTGATGTGTTTTGAGATGGTAAACAAGGAGTATGGAAACAGGCACAGTTTCCTCGACTTCATGAAGATCGGGTTCCCTTCGGCAATTATATCTCTCGGCATTTCCAACCTTTATCTTGTGTTAAGACTCGTGCTCTTCGGCTAG
- a CDS encoding poly-gamma-glutamate biosynthesis protein PgsC/CapC produces the protein MSPALFSIGIVISTVFWWVTGLSAGGLVTPVYLFIFIEQPLRLLYTWGVGLVTFLILNLLQRYLILYGRKRLAIGILLGVVVKLSLDTFLMPNLPVELFSTVIGTVVPGLIANDFYRQGVVKTSLSLIFVTVVVWLTNILIKSIMLV, from the coding sequence ATGAGTCCTGCATTGTTCTCGATTGGAATCGTCATAAGTACTGTATTCTGGTGGGTGACAGGGTTGTCGGCTGGAGGGCTTGTAACACCGGTCTACCTGTTCATCTTCATTGAACAGCCTTTGAGGCTGCTGTATACATGGGGTGTCGGTCTGGTCACATTCCTGATTCTGAACCTTCTCCAGAGATATCTGATTCTCTACGGAAGAAAGAGACTCGCAATAGGAATTCTTCTCGGAGTCGTCGTCAAGCTTTCCCTCGACACCTTTCTTATGCCCAATCTCCCGGTAGAACTGTTCTCAACCGTAATTGGAACCGTCGTTCCAGGGCTGATCGCGAATGACTTTTACAGGCAAGGAGTAGTGAAGACCTCTCTTTCGCTTATCTTCGTCACAGTGGTTGTCTGGTTGACAAACATACTGATAAAATCGATCATGCTTGTCTAA
- the pgsB gene encoding poly-gamma-glutamate synthase PgsB, which produces MTNWLLALVALSILLLFLVIENILSRKRRKRLKIAVQVNGTRGKSETVRLIHAALKANGFSVLGKTTGTVPLWITPDGRHVEVVRRGPANIQEQFLALKKSERDGCNALVVECMAIKPEMQLSSMRIVEADITVITNAYPDHIEEIGADEIETAKVLSLSITPGGICVLGNVSSDALESVEKHCSRMNTRLVTVIPKGEDTAGFKFEPNEENLSIALKVVELIGLDREKALEGMREALPDVGTFRYLHLGDGINDTVLANAFAANDIRSTSLLLKKARQDFPDRPLVGFFNSRDDRPDRALVFEEMIREFDRIIVRGPVPQRILKNKNVEKLKDPSRLDLLLEGHELVFGFGNIRGLVQWLSGLEEIR; this is translated from the coding sequence ATGACAAACTGGCTGCTGGCTCTGGTCGCATTGTCTATCCTTCTGCTCTTTCTCGTCATTGAGAATATTCTCTCGAGAAAGAGAAGAAAACGGTTGAAAATCGCAGTCCAAGTGAACGGAACCAGAGGTAAGAGCGAGACAGTAAGACTAATTCACGCGGCCCTAAAAGCAAACGGCTTCAGCGTACTGGGAAAGACGACGGGAACCGTTCCTCTATGGATAACCCCCGACGGGAGACACGTCGAAGTGGTTCGTCGCGGCCCTGCAAACATACAAGAGCAATTCCTCGCATTGAAGAAGTCGGAGAGGGACGGCTGCAATGCTTTGGTCGTGGAATGCATGGCTATTAAGCCCGAGATGCAGCTTTCAAGCATGAGAATAGTCGAAGCAGACATTACCGTCATCACGAACGCTTATCCGGATCATATCGAAGAGATTGGAGCCGACGAAATCGAGACGGCCAAAGTGCTTTCTCTATCTATTACTCCAGGCGGAATTTGCGTTCTGGGAAACGTTTCGTCTGACGCATTGGAATCTGTAGAAAAACACTGTTCTAGAATGAATACTAGATTGGTTACTGTCATCCCGAAAGGAGAGGACACGGCCGGATTCAAATTCGAGCCAAATGAGGAAAACCTTTCTATCGCACTGAAGGTTGTAGAACTAATTGGTCTGGACAGAGAAAAGGCGCTTGAGGGAATGAGAGAGGCGCTGCCTGATGTGGGGACATTCAGGTATCTGCATCTCGGCGACGGGATAAATGATACCGTCCTGGCAAATGCGTTCGCGGCCAATGACATTCGGTCCACTTCTCTGCTTCTGAAAAAGGCAAGACAGGATTTTCCCGATAGACCACTCGTCGGATTCTTCAACTCCAGAGACGATAGGCCGGACAGAGCTCTCGTCTTCGAAGAAATGATTAGAGAGTTCGACAGGATAATAGTCAGAGGACCCGTTCCTCAACGAATACTGAAGAACAAGAACGTAGAAAAGCTGAAAGACCCGAGCCGGCTCGATTTGCTTCTTGAAGGGCACGAGCTCGTTTTCGGATTCGGAAATATACGCGGCCTTGTCCAGTGGCTGAGCGGGTTGGAGGAGATTCGATGA
- the pgsW gene encoding poly-gamma-glutamate system protein, whose protein sequence is MKHIHAVGRVPFNRVHISLKWLLLGAVVGVAAFFIVSLSMERIESPHFSAQLSAARLMASSIAELSAFRESLGIEIDPSVDPNLTGLIGPEFTELTTTLGNLQAKRTSTNPDFAALLVKYFKELNLKRGDPVAIGASGSFPSLLLATLCACEVLELEPLVIYSIGASEHGATHPEFTFVTMLERLVEVGLLKDSLIAVSLGGNYDTASGMFFPKARELMTEIALSSGKTFIYEESLQASIEKRLELYLEESAGLPSVFVNIGGASTNFGNSHLALSLDNGVLTSFSSIPKGDERGLIFEFAELGVPVIHLLNIRDLAMENGIPIDPVPLPEPGTSGVYFVDSYSLPLTLTFLFLMILCVVAGKVIKK, encoded by the coding sequence TTGAAACACATTCACGCAGTGGGCAGAGTCCCTTTCAATCGCGTTCACATTTCTCTAAAATGGTTATTGCTCGGCGCCGTTGTCGGGGTAGCGGCCTTCTTCATCGTCAGTCTTTCAATGGAGAGGATCGAGTCACCTCACTTCTCTGCTCAGCTGTCCGCGGCTCGACTAATGGCCTCTTCCATAGCTGAACTTTCAGCTTTCCGGGAGTCGCTGGGCATAGAAATCGACCCATCCGTCGACCCTAATTTGACAGGGCTTATTGGACCGGAATTCACGGAGTTGACAACTACTCTAGGAAATCTGCAGGCGAAGAGAACCTCGACCAATCCGGACTTCGCGGCTCTCCTGGTGAAGTACTTCAAAGAACTCAATCTCAAGAGAGGCGATCCCGTAGCTATAGGAGCGAGCGGTTCTTTCCCCTCGCTTCTTCTAGCCACTCTCTGCGCCTGCGAAGTTTTGGAACTTGAACCCCTTGTGATCTATTCGATTGGCGCTTCAGAGCACGGCGCCACACATCCGGAATTCACCTTTGTTACGATGCTGGAAAGACTTGTAGAGGTAGGGCTGCTTAAAGACAGCCTGATCGCAGTCTCTCTGGGCGGTAATTACGATACGGCAAGTGGAATGTTTTTCCCGAAAGCTCGTGAACTGATGACGGAGATTGCTTTATCCAGCGGAAAGACCTTTATATATGAAGAGTCTCTTCAAGCAAGCATTGAAAAGAGACTTGAGCTCTATCTTGAAGAGTCGGCCGGACTGCCTTCTGTCTTCGTCAATATCGGGGGAGCAAGCACAAACTTCGGCAACAGCCATCTAGCTCTCAGCCTGGATAACGGTGTTTTGACTTCGTTCTCTTCGATCCCTAAAGGAGATGAAAGGGGACTGATTTTCGAGTTTGCGGAGCTCGGTGTGCCCGTGATTCATCTGCTGAACATCAGAGATCTCGCGATGGAGAATGGGATTCCGATCGACCCCGTTCCTCTTCCGGAGCCTGGAACCAGCGGAGTATATTTTGTCGATAGCTACTCGTTGCCTCTGACTTTGACCTTTCTATTCCTTATGATCCTCTGCGTTGTTGCGGGAAAGGTGATTAAGAAATGA